A genome region from Neptunomonas japonica JAMM 1380 includes the following:
- a CDS encoding anthranilate synthase component II, with translation MKVYIIDNYDSFTYNLYQFIGEILTSEKSKGQIENFEIVVKRNDQVTLAEIQAANPDRIIISPGPGSPEDEHYFGVCAQVISQFGKTIPLLGVCLGMQGIVHQFGGKVVKAHVPMHGKISPITHNGEGIFRGIPDQLEVMRYHSLMAEAESFPECLELTSIVGELTADEFGDYTKIHQGGEFEVMAVRHREYPITGIQFHPESFATEGGKELIRNFLFADE, from the coding sequence ATGAAAGTTTACATTATCGATAATTATGACTCCTTTACGTATAACCTTTATCAGTTTATTGGTGAAATTTTAACCTCCGAAAAATCCAAGGGGCAAATTGAGAACTTTGAGATTGTGGTGAAGCGTAATGATCAAGTCACGTTAGCCGAGATTCAGGCGGCTAACCCGGATCGTATCATTATCTCGCCGGGACCGGGTTCGCCAGAGGATGAGCACTATTTTGGTGTGTGTGCTCAAGTAATCTCTCAGTTTGGTAAAACTATTCCTTTACTTGGTGTGTGTTTAGGGATGCAGGGAATTGTGCATCAGTTTGGTGGTAAGGTTGTGAAAGCGCATGTGCCGATGCACGGTAAAATTAGCCCTATTACGCATAATGGAGAGGGAATATTTCGCGGTATTCCTGACCAGCTCGAAGTGATGCGTTATCACTCTTTGATGGCGGAAGCTGAGAGTTTTCCTGAGTGTTTAGAATTGACCTCTATTGTCGGGGAGCTTACGGCAGATGAGTTTGGTGATTATACAAAAATTCATCAAGGAGGAGAGTTCGAAGTGATGGCAGTACGTCACCGTGAATACCCTATCACGGGTATCCAGTTCCATCCTGAGTCTTTTGCTACTGAAGGTGGTAAAGAGCTAATCAGGAACTTCCTTTTTGCCGACGAGTAA
- the lnt gene encoding apolipoprotein N-acyltransferase: protein MLKSLTKYRAFIALICGALTPLAFSPFDFWGLILIIPGILFLLLQNLTPKQSAWVSWCFGTGFFGTGISWVYVSIHTYGNAPIWLASLMTLSFAMGLALTFALQGWCYAKWLSKSTLSGAGFIGLWVIFEWIRSWFLTGFPWLYLGYALIDSPLKFWAPIGGVWLLSFAVLCISIATVSLLTTRHASQRIALAVIITLPCLGFFLPKEWTQASGHIQEIDIVQANIPQQLKWNKNYLPEFLNIYSQMTLKQTQAPLIIWPETAIPALLSSAKPYLSDLLTQLEQDNRALISGIPSIERDTEHPNGYRAHNSLALLTGKTDIYHKQRLVPFGEYVPVENYLRGVIEFFNLPMSSFSLPAQQQTTLNLSSSKIAAAICYEIAYPELVRKLSTDSDWILTVSNDTWFSHSLAPAQHMQIARMRALENGRWLVRSTNNGLTAIVDPYGEIAAQAPAYQPAVLTGSVEKRSGVTPYQKYGVTPVLLLSLLLIVVCFTRRQKGSS, encoded by the coding sequence ATGCTAAAGTCTTTAACAAAATATCGCGCCTTTATCGCTCTTATCTGCGGCGCTCTAACACCGTTAGCGTTTTCACCTTTTGATTTTTGGGGATTGATTCTCATCATCCCCGGAATCTTATTCTTGCTGCTTCAAAACCTTACTCCGAAACAATCAGCATGGGTTAGCTGGTGCTTTGGCACCGGCTTTTTCGGTACAGGTATCTCTTGGGTATATGTCAGCATTCATACGTACGGTAATGCTCCAATCTGGCTTGCGTCCCTAATGACGCTGTCATTTGCAATGGGGCTAGCGCTAACTTTTGCTCTACAAGGCTGGTGTTATGCAAAATGGCTATCAAAATCCACACTATCCGGCGCTGGTTTTATTGGCTTATGGGTTATTTTTGAATGGATTCGCAGCTGGTTTCTTACCGGTTTCCCATGGCTGTATTTAGGGTACGCACTGATAGATTCACCGCTTAAATTTTGGGCCCCCATAGGCGGCGTTTGGCTTCTGTCGTTTGCGGTGCTGTGCATATCAATTGCCACAGTATCGTTGCTAACAACACGCCACGCTTCTCAACGCATCGCTCTCGCCGTTATTATCACACTGCCTTGTTTAGGCTTTTTTCTACCCAAGGAGTGGACGCAAGCAAGCGGGCATATCCAAGAGATAGACATAGTTCAAGCAAATATTCCTCAGCAGCTGAAATGGAATAAGAATTACCTACCCGAGTTCCTCAACATCTATAGCCAGATGACACTTAAACAAACCCAGGCACCGCTGATCATTTGGCCCGAGACAGCAATCCCGGCCCTGCTATCATCAGCAAAACCCTACCTGTCCGATCTGCTAACTCAACTAGAGCAAGACAATCGCGCACTTATCAGCGGCATACCTTCTATAGAGAGAGACACTGAACACCCTAACGGCTACCGCGCTCATAATAGTCTGGCATTATTGACGGGCAAAACAGATATATATCATAAGCAGCGACTGGTTCCTTTTGGGGAGTACGTACCAGTAGAAAATTATTTACGCGGCGTAATCGAGTTTTTCAATTTACCTATGTCGAGCTTTAGCTTGCCCGCACAACAACAAACAACACTTAACCTTAGCTCAAGCAAAATTGCCGCCGCAATCTGTTATGAAATAGCCTACCCAGAGCTTGTCAGAAAGCTATCGACAGACAGTGATTGGATTCTTACTGTCTCCAACGACACATGGTTCAGCCACTCCTTAGCACCAGCTCAACACATGCAAATTGCACGTATGCGCGCATTAGAAAATGGCCGATGGTTAGTCAGAAGTACCAACAATGGGCTAACTGCGATTGTCGACCCTTATGGTGAAATAGCAGCACAAGCACCGGCTTATCAGCCAGCAGTATTAACAGGAAGCGTTGAGAAAAGAAGCGGAGTAACACCCTATCAAAAGTACGGTGTCACTCCTGTGTTACTGCTCAGCTTATTACTGATAGTGGTGTGCTTTACTCGTCGGCAAAAAGGAAGTTCCTGA
- a CDS encoding HlyC/CorC family transporter, which translates to MSEDRSGQPRSWFGRFAQAFSDEPKTRDEVLTILRDAAEESVLDQEALSIIEGAIQVAEMQVRDVMIPRSQMVVVDAELTPKEFLPLIISSAHSRFPVIGESPDEVIGVLLAKDLLPLIIDDGQEEFDIYNKLRKATFIPESKRLNILLKEFRANRNHMAIVIDEYGGIAGLVTIEDVLEQIVGEIEDEHDVDEDEGNIRLFDDNAYIVKALTEIEDFNEYFNTSFPDDEFDTIGGIVTHRFGHLPRKDEEVSIQNFTFKVLSSDNRRIRLLQVIRK; encoded by the coding sequence ATGAGTGAAGATCGATCAGGACAACCACGAAGTTGGTTCGGGCGTTTTGCCCAGGCATTTTCTGATGAACCCAAAACACGTGATGAAGTATTAACCATTTTACGTGATGCAGCAGAAGAAAGTGTACTGGACCAAGAGGCCCTCAGCATCATTGAAGGCGCAATTCAAGTTGCCGAGATGCAAGTTCGAGATGTTATGATCCCACGCTCCCAAATGGTTGTGGTAGACGCAGAACTAACACCTAAAGAATTCCTTCCCCTTATCATTTCCAGCGCTCACTCCCGCTTCCCTGTTATCGGCGAGTCCCCTGATGAAGTCATCGGCGTATTATTAGCAAAAGATCTCTTGCCATTAATTATTGATGATGGCCAAGAAGAGTTCGATATTTACAACAAACTACGCAAAGCCACCTTCATTCCAGAAAGCAAGCGACTCAATATTCTATTGAAAGAGTTTCGCGCTAATCGCAATCATATGGCGATTGTAATTGATGAATATGGCGGCATAGCCGGTCTTGTCACCATCGAAGATGTTCTAGAACAGATCGTCGGTGAAATCGAAGATGAGCACGATGTCGACGAGGATGAAGGCAATATCCGTTTATTTGACGACAACGCTTATATTGTTAAGGCTTTGACTGAAATTGAAGACTTCAACGAGTACTTCAACACCAGCTTTCCTGATGATGAGTTCGATACCATTGGTGGCATTGTTACACATCGCTTTGGCCACCTCCCACGTAAAGATGAAGAGGTCTCGATACAAAACTTCACTTTCAAGGTATTGTCTTCAGACAACCGTCGCATCCGGCTGTTACAGGTAATACGCAAATAA
- the ybeY gene encoding rRNA maturation RNase YbeY, whose product MNYDVDIQRDVDNTELILPSDEDFQLWVTLALTGRKSRGEICIRLVEPTESQQLNNDYRGKDAPTNVLSFPFDGPEGIPMDLLGDLAICADIVTKEAQEQNKPIHNHWAHMVIHGTLHLIGFDHINDSDAEQMETLEVALLASINIPDPYQQGV is encoded by the coding sequence ATGAACTACGACGTGGATATCCAAAGAGACGTCGACAACACTGAGCTAATACTACCTTCTGATGAAGACTTTCAACTCTGGGTCACTTTAGCGCTTACCGGCAGAAAATCACGCGGCGAGATCTGCATCCGTTTAGTGGAACCTACAGAAAGCCAACAGCTTAACAACGACTATCGCGGTAAAGATGCACCCACCAACGTGCTCTCTTTTCCTTTCGATGGACCTGAAGGCATCCCTATGGATTTACTAGGTGACCTTGCCATTTGTGCCGATATCGTTACAAAAGAAGCCCAAGAGCAAAACAAACCGATACACAACCATTGGGCACACATGGTAATACATGGAACCTTGCATCTTATTGGTTTCGACCATATAAATGACAGTGATGCCGAACAGATGGAAACACTGGAAGTAGCATTACTAGCATCCATCAATATACCTGACCCTTATCAGCAAGGAGTGTGA
- a CDS encoding PhoH family protein, with translation MTTQTTKDVKFLLTPFHADALANLCGKLNEHLKLLESRLDVTIHNRSNDFQVSGKSQQAQLAGEMIKQLYQDSIDGTDITPELIHLLLQQSGVEQRASNGNKQLKGDISIRTRKALIRPRGPNQQNYLRSILQHDINFGIGPAGTGKTYLAVACAVQALEQEEIERILLVRPAVEAGEKLGFLPGDLSQKVDPYLRPLYDALYEMLGFEKVDKLLERNIIEVAPLAYMRGRTLNGAFVILDESQNTTREQMKMFLTRIGFGTTAVITGDITQVDLPKGTPSGLKHAIHVLGGVKDIGFTHFSSKDVVRHPLVQHIVEAYERFDQEQEQSKGSTS, from the coding sequence ATGACCACACAAACAACTAAAGACGTTAAATTTTTACTAACGCCTTTTCATGCAGATGCCCTTGCCAATCTATGCGGCAAACTTAATGAACATCTGAAGCTATTGGAATCGCGTCTAGATGTCACGATTCATAACCGTAGCAATGATTTCCAAGTATCGGGAAAAAGCCAGCAGGCACAACTCGCTGGAGAAATGATTAAGCAACTGTATCAAGACTCAATCGATGGGACCGATATCACGCCTGAATTGATCCACTTGCTACTACAGCAGTCAGGTGTCGAGCAACGCGCTAGCAATGGTAACAAGCAACTAAAAGGCGATATCAGCATTCGCACGCGTAAAGCTCTCATCAGGCCACGCGGTCCCAACCAGCAAAATTATCTACGTTCTATTTTGCAGCACGATATCAATTTTGGTATTGGCCCTGCGGGTACTGGAAAAACTTACTTAGCAGTCGCCTGTGCAGTGCAAGCATTAGAACAAGAAGAGATAGAGCGTATTTTACTTGTGCGCCCTGCTGTAGAAGCCGGTGAGAAACTCGGCTTTTTACCCGGCGACTTATCACAAAAAGTTGACCCTTACCTGCGCCCTCTTTATGACGCCTTGTATGAAATGCTTGGCTTTGAAAAAGTCGATAAGCTTCTTGAGCGCAACATTATTGAAGTCGCCCCCCTCGCCTACATGCGCGGCCGCACACTCAATGGTGCCTTTGTTATTTTGGATGAAAGCCAAAATACCACACGCGAACAGATGAAAATGTTCCTTACTCGCATCGGCTTTGGCACTACAGCGGTTATTACCGGCGACATTACTCAGGTCGATCTGCCTAAAGGCACTCCTTCAGGCCTCAAGCATGCAATCCATGTATTGGGCGGCGTTAAAGACATTGGTTTCACTCACTTCTCATCTAAAGATGTAGTGCGTCACCCATTAGTTCAGCACATTGTTGAAGCTTATGAACGCTTTGACCAAGAACAAGAACAGAGCAAAGGCAGCACATCATGA